A window of the Candidatus Krumholzibacteriota bacterium genome harbors these coding sequences:
- a CDS encoding ABC transporter ATP-binding protein yields the protein MIEVTKVSKSFKDVDAVRSVSFQVRKGEFVALLGPNGAGKTTLVEMIEGLRKPDSGEISIDRRNWKSDERYLRSVMGISLQETRFIDKLTIDEIMTLFAGFYGRGGEGIAEILDLVGLTEKRRSYTMNLSGGQRQKLALGIALINEPSILILDEPTTGLDPNARREIWDILQNLRSNGTSMILTTHYMEEAEHLCDRIIIMNRGEVIAEGTLDELLEKHGACEVISFTLGAPSIPDSISKLDGVISFAAENSGGAGRLCVDDIVAVLPGLLSLVERERLDLKRLECRKMNLDDLFVSLTGRRLHDQDTP from the coding sequence ATGATAGAAGTCACAAAAGTATCAAAATCGTTCAAGGATGTCGACGCTGTCCGCTCGGTGTCTTTCCAGGTGCGCAAGGGAGAGTTCGTCGCACTCCTCGGGCCCAACGGCGCAGGCAAGACCACGCTGGTCGAGATGATCGAGGGGCTGAGAAAACCCGACTCGGGAGAGATCTCGATCGACCGGCGCAACTGGAAGAGCGACGAGCGCTACCTCAGGTCGGTGATGGGGATATCGCTCCAGGAGACAAGGTTCATCGACAAACTCACCATCGACGAGATCATGACACTCTTTGCAGGGTTCTACGGCCGGGGCGGGGAAGGGATCGCCGAAATACTCGATCTTGTCGGTTTGACAGAGAAGCGCCGATCATACACGATGAACCTCTCCGGAGGGCAGAGGCAGAAGCTCGCCCTGGGGATCGCGCTGATAAACGAACCTTCGATCCTGATACTCGACGAGCCTACCACCGGTCTCGATCCTAACGCGCGCAGGGAGATATGGGATATCCTTCAGAACCTCAGGTCGAACGGGACCTCGATGATCCTTACTACCCACTACATGGAAGAGGCCGAACACCTCTGCGACCGCATCATCATAATGAACAGGGGCGAGGTGATCGCCGAGGGGACGCTCGACGAGCTGCTCGAGAAGCATGGAGCCTGCGAAGTGATCTCTTTCACGCTCGGCGCTCCTTCGATCCCCGATTCGATATCGAAGCTTGATGGCGTAATAAGCTTCGCGGCGGAGAACTCCGGCGGGGCGGGGCGGCTCTGCGTCGACGATATCGTCGCTGTTCTGCCGGGATTGCTCTCCCTCGTGGAGAGGGAACGGCTTGACCTTAAAAGGCTCGAATGCAGAAAGATGAACCTCGACGACCTCTTTGTCTCGCTGACCGGGAGGAGGCTGCATGATCAGGACACTCCGTAA
- a CDS encoding ABC transporter permease, with amino-acid sequence MIRTLRNLVGAQFKEYFREPEIIFWAMIFPILLSWLLGIAIGSGGKSVAKVAVVSGAEAPADSDVAWVDSLTAEAGTKLIPLSKDEALLALKKGKVSLLVERSQENTLLYHFDPRNSEAERTWLLMERAAARHWGEERESSIAPLDMPGTRYIDFLVPGLLAMSIMNSAMWGVGWSLIELRMKKLLRRMAATPVNKELFLGSYFVTRLVTNGIQFLALYIFVHIYFGVRIQGSIPALAAVFVAGNLAFSGVAVLISSRTANSRVGNGLINAITLPMMLLSGIFFSYHNFPAWAVPVVQKLPLTMLTDSMRTIFNEGTGLAGAIGPVAALSAVGIVLIYAGTKMFRWY; translated from the coding sequence ATGATCAGGACACTCCGTAACCTCGTCGGCGCGCAGTTCAAGGAGTATTTCCGCGAACCTGAGATCATATTCTGGGCGATGATCTTTCCGATCCTCCTTTCCTGGCTTCTCGGGATAGCGATCGGTTCCGGCGGGAAGAGCGTCGCGAAGGTAGCCGTTGTCAGCGGCGCCGAAGCCCCGGCCGACTCGGATGTTGCCTGGGTCGATTCGCTGACCGCCGAAGCGGGGACGAAACTCATCCCTCTCTCGAAAGATGAAGCGCTCCTCGCCCTGAAAAAGGGGAAGGTCTCCCTGCTGGTCGAGAGGTCGCAAGAGAACACCCTTCTTTATCATTTCGATCCGCGAAACTCGGAGGCCGAGAGGACGTGGCTCCTGATGGAACGCGCGGCGGCGAGGCACTGGGGAGAGGAGAGGGAGAGCTCGATAGCGCCACTCGACATGCCGGGAACGAGGTATATCGATTTTCTCGTACCGGGGCTGCTGGCGATGAGCATCATGAATTCGGCGATGTGGGGAGTCGGCTGGTCCCTTATCGAACTGAGGATGAAAAAACTGCTCAGGCGCATGGCAGCGACCCCGGTGAACAAGGAATTGTTCCTCGGGTCTTATTTCGTCACCCGGCTCGTAACGAACGGGATACAGTTCCTCGCGCTCTATATATTCGTCCATATTTATTTCGGAGTCAGGATACAGGGGAGCATCCCCGCCCTGGCGGCGGTCTTCGTTGCCGGCAATCTCGCCTTTTCCGGAGTGGCGGTCCTGATATCGTCGCGCACCGCCAATTCGAGGGTGGGAAACGGCCTTATAAACGCGATCACTTTACCGATGATGCTTCTCTCGGGGATATTTTTCAGCTACCACAACTTCCCCGCCTGGGCGGTCCCCGTCGTACAGAAACTTCCCCTGACGATGCTGACCGATTCGATGAGGACGATATTCAACGAAGGGACCGGGCTGGCTGGGGCGATCGGCCCCGTCGCCGCTCTTTCAGCCGTGGGGATCGTCCTTATCTATGCCGGCACGAAGATGTTCCGGTGGTATTGA
- a CDS encoding redoxin domain-containing protein, which produces MSGYATGDKVRDFELLESMESTWKLSEHLGGKNIVMLLFPLAFSPPCTEELCSMRDGFHEFRDLDAEVIAASIDSPFVLAKWKEELGLQFPLLSDFNTKVCQEFGACHAELGPLHGVAKRSAFVIDNEGKLRYSWISDDPGVLPKLEEIKKVLEGLD; this is translated from the coding sequence ATGTCAGGATATGCCACAGGCGACAAGGTTCGGGATTTCGAGCTTCTCGAATCGATGGAATCGACCTGGAAACTCTCCGAACATCTTGGCGGGAAGAATATTGTAATGCTTTTATTCCCGCTGGCATTTTCACCGCCTTGCACCGAAGAACTTTGCAGCATGAGAGACGGCTTCCACGAATTCAGGGACCTAGACGCGGAAGTCATCGCGGCCAGTATAGACAGTCCGTTTGTTCTGGCCAAATGGAAAGAAGAACTTGGTCTTCAATTCCCGCTGCTGAGTGACTTTAACACCAAGGTGTGTCAGGAATTCGGCGCGTGCCACGCTGAACTTGGCCCCCTTCACGGCGTAGCAAAAAGATCAGCATTTGTAATAGACAACGAGGGAAAGCTCCGGTACTCATGGATCTCAGATGATCCCGGGGTCCTTCCCAAACTGGAAGAGATCAAAAAGGTGCTGGAAGGCCTGGATTAA
- a CDS encoding single-stranded DNA-binding protein codes for MSGVNKAILVGNLGSDPELRHTGSGTTVANFSLATSENFKSREGERQTRTEWHKVVAFGKLAEICGQYLQKGKQVYIEGRIQTRSWEDQSGNKKYTTEIIANQMVMLGRAGDGGGRSGDDEFRDAPADDDGSQVPPADDDDDLPF; via the coding sequence ATGAGTGGTGTAAACAAAGCTATACTCGTCGGCAATCTCGGCTCCGACCCGGAGCTCAGGCATACAGGGAGCGGTACGACCGTCGCCAATTTCAGCCTTGCTACAAGTGAGAATTTCAAGAGCCGCGAAGGAGAACGGCAGACAAGGACTGAGTGGCACAAGGTCGTCGCTTTCGGAAAACTCGCCGAGATCTGCGGGCAATATCTGCAGAAAGGGAAGCAGGTATATATCGAGGGCCGGATTCAGACGAGAAGCTGGGAAGACCAGTCAGGGAATAAAAAATATACGACAGAGATCATCGCCAACCAGATGGTGATGCTAGGGCGTGCCGGAGACGGAGGCGGAAGGTCAGGCGATGATGAATTCCGCGACGCGCCAGCCGATGACGACGGGTCCCAGGTCCCGCCGGCGGACGACGACGATGACCTGCCGTTCTAG
- a CDS encoding M14 family metallopeptidase, with protein MKRIIPFLLIALFAAAPAAAQEGPLTRAEKTDYAETSLYADITGFLGEVSRNSDFVRITSLCRSAEGRIVPLVILSREGISSRYELAMTGKDVVLIQANIHAGEIEGKEACLMLIREIGNGELASLLDNQVILVIPDLNADGNEKLSEESRRDNGPALAGERANGQNLDLNRDYLKLESPEINALVAIMNEWDPVLVVDMHTKNGSYHRAQVTYTTCLHPNSPRQIRDYMWKKLFPQVEKMMEKDSGYLAMPYGNFRDRLEPSKGWNNHAVEGRYGSNYVGLRNRFSILDENYPHVDFKTRVLSSYAFIRSILEYTGRNIGKMREIALAADRETKASFHRNELMLEYGIEKLFDLKVKSYRLVNEKIPEEALDQYPSWWNGVIVRNTGEPKDYEIEYFSKAVPSRSVPLPQGYVILPGNDNIVDNLIRHGLSVSTINNAVTAEVEQFSIESIEPSGEIFQGHAFINVSGKYAAATAAIPAGSSYISLEQPLARIAALLLEPESVDGFLRWGFLNRVAVRQWGRNRPGIYPVYRVEGLERKFDLTDLRRQ; from the coding sequence ATGAAGAGGATAATACCGTTTCTTCTGATCGCGCTTTTCGCGGCAGCTCCGGCCGCCGCGCAGGAGGGACCGCTGACCAGGGCGGAAAAGACAGATTACGCCGAGACGTCCCTTTACGCCGACATCACCGGTTTTCTCGGCGAAGTAAGCAGAAATTCCGATTTTGTCAGGATAACTTCCCTTTGCCGCTCTGCCGAGGGAAGGATCGTACCGCTCGTCATCCTCAGCCGCGAGGGGATCAGCAGCAGGTATGAACTGGCGATGACGGGAAAGGATGTCGTGTTGATCCAGGCGAATATCCACGCTGGAGAGATCGAGGGAAAGGAAGCCTGCCTGATGCTGATCAGGGAGATAGGAAACGGAGAGCTCGCCTCCCTGCTGGACAACCAGGTGATACTCGTCATTCCCGATCTCAATGCTGACGGGAACGAAAAGCTCTCCGAAGAGAGCCGCCGGGACAACGGCCCTGCTCTTGCCGGTGAAAGGGCGAACGGCCAGAATCTCGATCTTAACCGCGACTACCTCAAGCTTGAATCTCCCGAGATAAACGCGCTGGTCGCGATAATGAACGAATGGGACCCCGTCCTCGTCGTCGACATGCACACCAAGAACGGGTCGTATCACAGGGCGCAGGTGACTTACACGACCTGCCTTCATCCCAATTCGCCCCGGCAGATCAGGGATTACATGTGGAAGAAGCTCTTTCCCCAGGTCGAGAAGATGATGGAGAAGGATTCCGGGTACCTGGCGATGCCGTACGGAAATTTCAGGGACAGGCTCGAACCGTCGAAAGGATGGAACAACCACGCCGTCGAGGGAAGGTACGGTTCGAACTATGTCGGCTTGAGAAACAGATTCTCGATCCTCGACGAGAACTATCCCCACGTCGATTTTAAAACGAGGGTCCTCTCGTCGTACGCTTTCATCAGGTCGATCCTTGAATATACAGGCAGGAATATCGGCAAGATGCGCGAGATAGCCCTCGCCGCCGACCGGGAGACGAAAGCGAGTTTTCACCGGAATGAGCTGATGCTCGAATACGGGATCGAGAAACTGTTCGATCTGAAGGTAAAGAGCTACCGGCTGGTCAACGAGAAGATCCCCGAAGAGGCTCTCGACCAGTATCCGTCGTGGTGGAACGGCGTCATCGTGAGAAACACGGGGGAGCCGAAAGATTACGAGATCGAGTATTTTTCGAAAGCGGTGCCGTCGCGCTCAGTCCCCCTTCCGCAAGGGTATGTCATTCTGCCGGGGAACGATAATATAGTCGATAACCTCATCAGGCACGGCCTGTCGGTAAGCACGATAAACAACGCCGTCACGGCGGAGGTGGAGCAGTTCTCGATCGAGAGCATAGAGCCTTCGGGCGAGATTTTCCAGGGGCACGCCTTCATAAACGTCTCCGGAAAATATGCCGCCGCGACTGCGGCGATACCGGCGGGGTCTTCGTATATTAGCCTCGAGCAGCCACTCGCGCGCATTGCCGCCCTTCTTCTCGAGCCTGAATCTGTCGATGGTTTTCTCCGCTGGGGATTTCTCAACCGCGTGGCGGTGAGGCAGTGGGGACGAAACAGACCGGGGATATATCCCGTATACAGAGTGGAAGGGCTTGAAAGGAAGTTCGATCTTACCGATTTGAGAAGGCAGTGA
- a CDS encoding helix-turn-helix domain-containing protein, which yields MTFRGIDNNNDAGRIGPAISRQSARPRKGRFFTTGAGAALLSLFLVLTASTTLAATDPAGIVINSWNADSGLPHNEITALAQSADGYIWIGTPAGLVRFDGAGFTLFDRWKVPLLVENRISSICAASDSSLWVGTGGGGIYFIKNGEWKRYGLAEGLRSEHVSCVAEGSGGEIWFGTEIGLHRLSGGDLAVFGLNEGLADDIITAIDEDQEGRLWAGTMRGGLVSIDRGGARRYGYYEGLADPGILSVLALPGGEVRAGTMNGIFSLRPGENHFYRIDAVDGIPVTVMTGGEDGEVLAGTMVEGLKVLGAAGCRDLFVDNGLASSHVTAVLRGRGGVIWAGTKSDGLISLGKKRAGSITSKNGLPEGRVYAVTGDGAGVLWVATENRGVWRIEEGEATGYLDGKSGLAGNIVRALMIDRSGRFWVGTLDAGLTIITGDRSPGPGSAPARTMQYIGTREGLLSERVTSLLQDRTGTVWVGTDAGLNYFSSGVIGRPGSAEALKGQNIQVLYEDAEGTVFAGTRNGIWRLSGAVFQKEAPEKGAGRIDAISLLEDHRGRLWAGTNGDGIRLLSEDTIAGCRSRDGLPGDFIYSISAADSGKLWISCENGVFSVFADSLADCVTGRGRFPSSFLLDDTDGMPSSRCSGLCSPAVFEGAGGIFYYPTSGGLAVIDGAIETRRGGGPDLLIESIIADGAEISHGSGPGPIVLPGGTKRIEIRFTAFDYADPGKLRFLYRLGGVDGDRKIVMPGEPRSAVYNDLRPGRYSFDLWVIGNGGKYGKIESPVDFEIEAPIYRRSSFIMISISVLLTAAALVYVDLQRRKRKKQRLKYSTSSINPERMDAALDRLVILMEEESIYLDPDLTLKKLAQRLGIHYNHLSRIINERFSVSFSNYINRYRIEEAKKRLVSEEYRNRNITEIIYDTGFYSKSTFNTAFRKFTGMSPSEYKKKNI from the coding sequence GTGACTTTTCGAGGGATAGATAACAATAATGACGCCGGCAGGATCGGGCCAGCCATCTCGCGCCAGTCTGCCCGGCCGCGGAAGGGGCGATTCTTCACCACCGGCGCCGGGGCCGCGCTGCTTTCCCTGTTCCTCGTTTTGACCGCCTCAACTACGCTGGCGGCGACAGATCCGGCCGGTATCGTCATAAACTCATGGAACGCCGACTCGGGGCTTCCCCATAACGAGATAACCGCCCTCGCGCAGAGCGCCGACGGGTATATATGGATCGGGACGCCGGCGGGGCTGGTTCGTTTCGACGGAGCAGGTTTCACCCTTTTCGACCGCTGGAAGGTCCCCCTGCTCGTCGAGAACAGGATCAGTTCGATCTGCGCGGCGAGCGATTCATCCCTCTGGGTCGGAACAGGGGGCGGCGGGATATATTTTATAAAGAATGGCGAGTGGAAGAGGTACGGCCTTGCTGAAGGGCTGAGAAGCGAGCATGTCAGCTGCGTCGCTGAAGGGAGCGGGGGAGAGATATGGTTCGGGACAGAGATCGGACTGCACAGGTTAAGCGGCGGTGATCTTGCGGTCTTCGGGCTCAATGAAGGACTCGCCGACGACATAATCACCGCGATAGACGAAGACCAGGAGGGCAGACTCTGGGCCGGAACGATGCGGGGCGGTCTCGTATCGATCGATCGGGGCGGCGCTCGCAGGTACGGTTATTACGAGGGGCTTGCAGATCCAGGCATTCTCTCGGTCCTGGCGCTGCCCGGCGGCGAGGTCCGGGCAGGGACGATGAACGGGATCTTTTCACTCAGGCCCGGTGAAAATCATTTTTACAGGATCGATGCCGTCGATGGGATCCCGGTGACGGTGATGACCGGGGGGGAGGATGGAGAAGTCCTTGCCGGGACGATGGTAGAGGGACTGAAGGTCCTGGGGGCCGCCGGCTGCCGTGATCTTTTTGTCGATAACGGCCTGGCGAGCTCTCACGTGACCGCCGTGCTGAGAGGCAGGGGCGGCGTCATCTGGGCCGGAACGAAATCAGACGGGCTGATATCTCTCGGAAAGAAAAGAGCCGGTTCGATCACTTCGAAGAACGGGCTTCCCGAAGGGAGGGTATACGCCGTCACCGGAGACGGAGCGGGCGTCCTCTGGGTCGCGACGGAGAACAGGGGGGTCTGGAGGATAGAGGAAGGCGAGGCGACCGGTTATCTCGATGGAAAAAGCGGACTGGCGGGTAATATCGTCCGCGCCCTGATGATAGACAGATCAGGGAGGTTCTGGGTGGGGACGCTCGACGCGGGGCTTACGATAATAACGGGTGACCGTTCTCCCGGGCCGGGGAGCGCCCCGGCGAGGACGATGCAATATATAGGAACCAGGGAAGGACTTCTCTCCGAGAGGGTCACCTCTCTGCTGCAGGACAGGACAGGGACTGTCTGGGTGGGGACAGACGCGGGGCTCAACTATTTCAGCAGCGGAGTGATCGGGCGCCCGGGAAGCGCCGAGGCCCTGAAGGGCCAGAATATCCAGGTCCTCTATGAGGACGCGGAGGGGACAGTCTTCGCCGGGACGAGAAACGGAATATGGAGACTTTCCGGAGCGGTTTTTCAGAAAGAAGCTCCGGAAAAGGGGGCCGGGCGGATCGACGCGATCTCGCTCCTGGAGGACCACAGGGGAAGGCTCTGGGCCGGGACGAACGGGGACGGCATCAGACTTCTCTCTGAAGATACGATCGCCGGGTGCAGATCGAGAGACGGCCTTCCGGGAGATTTCATCTATTCGATATCGGCGGCCGATTCGGGAAAACTCTGGATAAGCTGCGAGAACGGTGTTTTTTCCGTTTTCGCCGATTCTCTGGCCGATTGCGTCACTGGCCGAGGAAGATTCCCTTCGTCCTTTCTCCTCGACGATACCGACGGGATGCCATCGAGCCGGTGCAGCGGCCTCTGCTCTCCGGCTGTCTTCGAAGGCGCCGGCGGCATTTTTTATTATCCCACCTCCGGGGGGCTGGCGGTTATAGACGGCGCCATCGAGACAAGGCGCGGCGGCGGGCCCGACCTGCTGATAGAATCGATCATCGCCGACGGGGCGGAGATCAGCCACGGCAGTGGGCCGGGGCCGATCGTGCTGCCGGGGGGAACGAAAAGGATAGAGATCCGTTTTACAGCCTTCGATTACGCCGATCCAGGCAAATTGAGGTTTCTATACAGGCTTGGCGGAGTCGACGGGGACAGAAAGATCGTCATGCCGGGCGAGCCGAGATCGGCGGTCTATAATGATCTCAGGCCGGGGAGGTACAGCTTTGATCTTTGGGTCATAGGCAACGGGGGCAAGTATGGAAAGATCGAATCACCGGTAGATTTTGAAATAGAGGCTCCGATCTACAGGCGGAGCTCTTTTATTATGATCAGCATTTCGGTCCTTCTGACAGCCGCCGCCCTTGTATATGTCGATCTCCAGCGAAGGAAAAGGAAGAAACAAAGGCTCAAATACAGTACCTCGTCGATCAACCCCGAGCGTATGGACGCGGCGCTCGACCGGCTTGTTATCCTGATGGAAGAGGAATCGATATACCTCGATCCCGACCTTACACTGAAAAAACTGGCGCAGCGCCTCGGGATACACTACAACCATCTATCGAGGATAATAAACGAGAGGTTCTCTGTCAGTTTCAGCAACTATATAAACAGGTACAGGATAGAAGAGGCGAAGAAAAGACTCGTTTCAGAGGAATATAGAAACAGGAATATCACAGAAATAATATATGACACGGGGTTTTATTCAAAATCGACTTTCAATACCGCTTTCAGGAAATTCACCGGGATGAGCCCATCCGAGTATAAAAAGAAAAATATCTGA
- a CDS encoding DUF4097 family beta strand repeat protein, with amino-acid sequence MKKILAIFISVAFVVLASSLVQARGGEEVHKEFKGVKEIDIGTVSGNVIIKVHKSDVVLVDLVYEVDQGDFEYEFDENGDELEIREEWHGRTSSGHVVWTLTVPNGTDIEFSTASGDFEASGPFGSVKASTASGDIYVEDTKGDVNVSTASGEVTLKKAYGGNKVSTASGSITIEKSNEKSKLSTASGDINATDMEGTLRLSTASGDIEVSRCRGAFKLSCASGTIMVENVIFEGASSFSTASGEVEVILAESCAYDLELSTASGDVTLDYNGNEVKGYFEFEARKRRGRISCPFDFDNEEEFERHGEDYVRKSFTRKGDEPQVFMSTASGKVTLKK; translated from the coding sequence ATGAAAAAGATTTTGGCGATATTCATCTCTGTCGCGTTCGTCGTTCTCGCTTCGAGCCTCGTTCAGGCCAGGGGCGGTGAAGAGGTACACAAGGAGTTCAAGGGAGTCAAGGAGATCGATATCGGCACGGTGAGCGGAAACGTGATTATAAAGGTCCACAAATCCGACGTAGTCCTTGTCGATCTGGTATATGAAGTCGACCAGGGGGATTTCGAATACGAATTCGATGAAAATGGGGACGAGCTCGAGATCAGGGAGGAATGGCATGGAAGGACCTCGAGCGGCCATGTCGTCTGGACCCTGACAGTCCCGAACGGGACCGACATAGAATTTTCGACCGCGTCCGGAGATTTTGAGGCTTCGGGACCTTTTGGAAGCGTAAAAGCCAGCACCGCTTCCGGTGATATCTATGTCGAGGATACGAAGGGGGACGTGAATGTATCGACGGCGAGCGGCGAAGTGACCCTTAAGAAGGCTTACGGGGGGAACAAGGTCTCCACGGCAAGCGGCAGCATCACGATCGAGAAATCGAACGAAAAATCAAAGCTCAGCACGGCGAGCGGAGATATAAACGCGACCGATATGGAAGGGACGCTCAGGCTCAGCACCGCCTCGGGAGATATCGAGGTATCGCGGTGCAGGGGAGCGTTCAAGCTCAGCTGCGCCAGCGGCACCATCATGGTGGAGAATGTGATCTTCGAGGGGGCGAGCAGTTTCTCGACCGCTTCCGGAGAGGTCGAAGTGATACTCGCCGAGAGCTGCGCTTATGACCTTGAACTTTCGACAGCTTCGGGGGACGTCACTCTTGATTACAACGGCAACGAGGTAAAAGGTTATTTCGAGTTCGAAGCGAGAAAACGCAGGGGCCGGATCAGCTGCCCCTTCGATTTTGACAACGAGGAAGAATTCGAGAGGCACGGAGAGGATTACGTGCGAAAGAGCTTTACCAGAAAGGGCGACGAGCCACAGGTCTTTATGAGCACAGCCTCTGGAAAAGTCACTCTGAAAAAGTAA
- a CDS encoding FAD-dependent oxidoreductase, which translates to MKKYGLVVIGGGPAGITLAKMLGKSMKMAVIRPEDHSMIYCAMPYVIEGLMESGKTLKKDSLVTDSGADLIRKMASSINFSAKKIVFDDSTSIGWDKLIIATGATPFIPPVPGSDLKGVMGFKTENDLRAVMEMLGDGLKRIVVVGAGAIGIELALALKARGAEIDLVDMAGSILPNLLDPEMSEQPGEELIAAGIHLHLNEKVVELRGTSFVEKVILDKGQTIDFVQTGDCTGEPDSRLHGLVIFAAGMKPELSLIKDSPVELGSGGIIVNALMETNIPGVFAVGDCAQFTSGITGDPVPGRLATNAVPMARIAALNILGRSRRYPGFYNGAATKVGDYFAGGTGLTEAAAKAAGIEPVCGYSELTTRFPIMPGVKKIRTKLVVDSETRRVIGGQLVSGEPVTGRIDLITFAIQKEATVDDLALLSYSAQPYQSFYPAANNIVLAAEDIIGKLDN; encoded by the coding sequence ATGAAAAAATACGGCCTGGTCGTCATCGGAGGCGGCCCCGCCGGGATAACCCTGGCGAAGATGCTTGGAAAATCTATGAAGATGGCGGTGATCCGCCCTGAAGACCACAGCATGATCTACTGCGCGATGCCTTATGTCATAGAGGGGTTGATGGAAAGCGGCAAGACGCTGAAAAAAGACAGCCTCGTCACAGACTCGGGAGCCGATCTGATCAGAAAGATGGCAAGCTCGATAAATTTCTCGGCAAAAAAGATCGTTTTCGACGATTCGACATCGATCGGGTGGGATAAGCTCATCATCGCCACCGGCGCCACCCCATTCATCCCCCCTGTTCCCGGCAGCGATCTGAAGGGTGTAATGGGGTTTAAAACTGAAAACGACCTGAGAGCTGTCATGGAGATGCTAGGCGATGGCCTGAAAAGGATAGTCGTCGTCGGGGCCGGCGCGATCGGCATAGAGCTCGCTCTCGCGCTGAAAGCGAGGGGCGCCGAAATCGACCTGGTCGACATGGCCGGTTCTATCCTCCCGAATCTTCTCGATCCCGAGATGTCGGAACAGCCTGGCGAAGAACTGATAGCGGCGGGGATCCACCTGCATCTGAACGAAAAAGTCGTCGAGCTTCGAGGAACCTCTTTCGTAGAAAAGGTGATCCTCGACAAGGGCCAGACGATCGATTTTGTTCAGACCGGCGACTGCACCGGCGAACCTGACAGCCGGCTTCACGGCCTCGTGATATTCGCCGCCGGAATGAAACCGGAGTTATCACTCATCAAGGACAGCCCCGTCGAGCTGGGAAGCGGCGGTATAATAGTAAACGCCCTGATGGAAACGAACATTCCCGGTGTCTTCGCCGTGGGAGACTGCGCGCAGTTCACCAGCGGGATCACCGGCGATCCGGTCCCGGGCAGACTCGCCACCAACGCCGTTCCGATGGCAAGGATTGCGGCGCTTAACATCCTCGGCCGTAGCCGCCGCTACCCCGGATTCTATAACGGCGCGGCAACGAAGGTCGGAGATTATTTTGCCGGGGGGACAGGGCTTACCGAAGCGGCGGCAAAAGCCGCGGGAATCGAACCTGTCTGCGGCTACAGCGAGCTTACAACGCGGTTTCCGATCATGCCGGGAGTAAAAAAGATAAGGACGAAACTCGTAGTTGATTCAGAGACGCGCCGGGTCATAGGAGGACAGCTGGTAAGCGGTGAGCCTGTCACCGGAAGAATAGACCTGATCACTTTCGCCATCCAGAAAGAAGCGACAGTCGACGACCTCGCCCTGCTCAGCTATTCTGCCCAACCGTACCAGTCGTTCTATCCGGCGGCGAACAATATAGTCCTCGCTGCCGAAGATATCATCGGCAAGCTGGATAATTGA